The segment CCAACCTCTTCTTAGCATGGCAGAAGCCTTGGTCATTTAAACTTCTTCTAGCAACAAATGTGCCACCTTTAAAACAGTTTTTGAAACAGTAAAGCCCTGCATTTTTGCTCCTCTTTGCAAAAACTACTGAAGTCTCATTTTGAGAATCTTTCTCAAAATGAGACTTCCCCCAAAATGAAATCGGCAAACGCCCTCACAACTCTAGATTGAGAGGGCGTTTGCTTTTTTCCTTACTAAAACTGGCAGGCTGATTCCTTAGGGGACGAAAAGCACCATCTTCTTCCCTTTAGCCACCATCTTGGATGCCAGTTCTTCCACCGGGCCATACTCCATCACCTGAGCCTGGCAGTGGTGAACGCAGGCCGGTTTCTTTCCCTGGGCTACCCTCTCGCCGCAGAGATCGCAGAGTTCGGTAGGAATGGGAACGAAGTTATACTCCCAGCGGTCGGGGGCAATCTGCGAGGGGCCGATTTCGGTAAGCTTGATTCCCCACTTGCCAACAGGAAGGTTACGCTCCTGCTTGCATGCCACTTCGCAAGAGTGGCAACCGGTACAGAACTCATAATCGATCAGTAAGCCATTGCGCGTCATTTTTCTCTTCCTCCCCTTACTGGTTAAGTGCAACTTCTAAAGCAACTGTACACTCAAGCTGTTTAGGGTTTCCGTGGAGCAGGGCCACCCCCTCCCTCGGGACCTTTAGGGGGGAGATTGTTCTCATTGAGGAGGGGGAGACCCGTCTCCACTTTACCGCCTTACTCCGCCTTGTACACCTTACAGATCATGCACTTGAACGGCGCACCCCACCCGAGCTTTCCTATATGCTTGTGAGGCACCAACAGGTTGATATTCGCTTCCCAGACACCAAACAGACTCGGCTCATCCGCAGGCTTCTCCGGGAACCACCAGCCATGTTCGGCATGAACAACCTTTGGATTGATTGTTGCCGTCAGCCTGGCCTTCTGCTTGCACTTCCCGAACATGTTCTCGATGTAGACCCAGTCCCCGTCCTTGATGCCGAGGGCCTCGGCGGTTTCCGGATGGATTTCTACTATGGGATCCGGGTGGATCTCACGCAGCGTCCGGATGTGCCTCTGCTCCGAGTGGAAGAAAGCCCACGACCTGTGCCCCGTCGTGAGGATCAACGGGTATTCTTTTGCAAGCTCCGGTGTGCTGTAAGGACTGTACGGAGGCTCCTGGTAGTAGGGAAGCGGATCATCGCCCCATCCCTCAAAGATTGTTGAGTACAGCTCGACCTTGCCCGTAGGTGTCAGGAAGCCCGGCTGCTTATCAGGCCTCAAGAGCCCCTTCTCGTACTTCCTGTACTCGTACGGCATCTGAATTACGACTTTTTCCTGCAACTCGTTGAAGGAAAGGCCTGCGTCTCCTAATATCGAGTCGAAGCACTCCTCGACGGTATTCCACGGCCACGCCTGTGGCATGAGCCGCTTGCCCAGTTCCATGCAGATCTCGATGTCGGACTTGCACTCGCCGACCTGGAGGGCCTTGTTCATCGCGCCAACGAAGATGCAGTTCAGGCCGTAGTTGGTGATGACGACGCCGTTTTGCTCGGCAAAGGTGGCAAGCGGCAGGAAGACATCGGCAAAGGCCATCGCCGTCGGAGTCATAAAGAGATCTGTTACTACCGCGAACTCCAGGTCTTTAAGTGCTCTGTACCATTTGTCAGGCGCGGCTGTATTGGTCGGGCTTATGAGGTTGGTGCTGTTGAACCACCCCATCTTGATGGGATAGGGCTTTCCTGTCTCCAAAGCATCCAGTGTGAGGTCAGGATGGGTTGTCGCCCTGGCAGTGCACACTGCAGGGTATTCTTTTGCTCCCAGTCTCTTCTCCCACAGTTCATCCGGCAGGTAGTCGTGCTTAGAGCGCCACACGCCAAAGAGCACTGCCGGCGGTGACAGTGTAATACCCCCCGGTATATCGAGGTTGCCGGTTACCGCCATCAGGGCCAGGATGGCATGAGCGGTCTGTGTGCCGGTCGGTTTCATGTCCACAGCAAGACCCCAGCAGATGCTGGCAGGCTTGCTCTTGGCAAAGTACCGTGCCGCCTCGATGATCTTTTCCTTCGGCACCCAGGTTATCTCTGCAACTCTATCCGGTGTGAATTCCTGGACGCGCTCCTTAAGCTTGTCGAACCCGTGGCACCACTTCTCCGTGAATTCCTTGTCGTAAAGCCCTTCGTTGATGATAACATTGAGCATTCCGAGAGCGAGCGCCTCATCTGTACCAGGTCTCAGCTGAAGCCAGTATTCCGCTTTCGAAGCAAGCCAGGTCAGCCGCGGATCTATGACAATGAGCTTGGTTCCTTTCTTCATCATGTCCACGATGGCGTGACCGTAGAGCCCGTCAGGGTTCGACCTCAAGGGGTCCTTGCCCCAGATCATGATGCACTCAGGCAGCTGCCAGCCGGGGTGATCGTAGCGATCCGGGAAGAAGCCGGCGAAGTCGATCTCCGGGTATCCCGCACCGAGTACGAAGTTGGAAACACCGCACCTGGGACCA is part of the Bacillota bacterium genome and harbors:
- a CDS encoding molybdopterin-dependent oxidoreductase, whose amino-acid sequence is MGKTEKKWTYEENGYTVVRSCCWSPPGCHPVGCGVRLYVKDGKLVKVEGDPEHPISQGRLCIRCLTLPEYVHHPQRVIYPMKRVGKRGENKWKRISWDEAWDIIADKTNEIKEKYGPESIVVFGGTGRQACLYYYQVAFSGLGSPNMCYTLSGWSCYGPRCGVSNFVLGAGYPEIDFAGFFPDRYDHPGWQLPECIMIWGKDPLRSNPDGLYGHAIVDMMKKGTKLIVIDPRLTWLASKAEYWLQLRPGTDEALALGMLNVIINEGLYDKEFTEKWCHGFDKLKERVQEFTPDRVAEITWVPKEKIIEAARYFAKSKPASICWGLAVDMKPTGTQTAHAILALMAVTGNLDIPGGITLSPPAVLFGVWRSKHDYLPDELWEKRLGAKEYPAVCTARATTHPDLTLDALETGKPYPIKMGWFNSTNLISPTNTAAPDKWYRALKDLEFAVVTDLFMTPTAMAFADVFLPLATFAEQNGVVITNYGLNCIFVGAMNKALQVGECKSDIEICMELGKRLMPQAWPWNTVEECFDSILGDAGLSFNELQEKVVIQMPYEYRKYEKGLLRPDKQPGFLTPTGKVELYSTIFEGWGDDPLPYYQEPPYSPYSTPELAKEYPLILTTGHRSWAFFHSEQRHIRTLREIHPDPIVEIHPETAEALGIKDGDWVYIENMFGKCKQKARLTATINPKVVHAEHGWWFPEKPADEPSLFGVWEANINLLVPHKHIGKLGWGAPFKCMICKVYKAE
- a CDS encoding oxidoreductase: MTRNGLLIDYEFCTGCHSCEVACKQERNLPVGKWGIKLTEIGPSQIAPDRWEYNFVPIPTELCDLCGERVAQGKKPACVHHCQAQVMEYGPVEELASKMVAKGKKMVLFVP